The following are encoded in a window of Elusimicrobiota bacterium genomic DNA:
- the istA gene encoding IS21 family transposase gives MNAELWAEIRRLHRTEKVPIAHIARRLNLDRKTVRRALRSERVPVVTRACGPSRVAPFASYLVERLVDYPKLPAPVLLRELHNQGFRGSLRILQRHLRDLRVKVKPVFLRIETPPGQQAQCDWAHCGSVLVGKTRRNLSAFVMVLSYSRLMYVEFTLSQCLEDFVQCHINAFRAFGGIPTKILYDNLRQVVLSRFGADIRFNPSFMEFAGVFGFQPVPCNIARGNEKGKVENGIYFLRANFLAGRMPAWPEINKDVQRWLDDSANVRIHRTTRERPIDRLTHEKPFLLLLPTRPYDSRVTRAVRSSHQALVRFDANFYSVPHKDAYKTLVLKATPTDVHLFLDSQEIASHKRSYDRGQVIDNPKHFEGILATKRKYFHTILHKRFAELGPIAKTFLDGLVAAQLPPIRHLRHILTLVTTYGKNEVGSAMEHAITCNAFGSSYVENILLQRRAANGLPELPTLEIPQQPEWNEIETPDPDLNIYDLDSDPTGGPSA, from the coding sequence ATGAACGCAGAACTCTGGGCAGAAATCCGACGGCTACACAGGACCGAAAAAGTCCCCATTGCTCATATCGCCAGGCGCCTGAATCTCGACAGGAAAACCGTTCGGCGAGCGCTTCGCTCGGAGCGGGTGCCGGTGGTGACCCGCGCCTGTGGACCATCGCGGGTGGCCCCCTTCGCGTCGTATCTTGTTGAACGCCTTGTGGACTACCCCAAACTGCCGGCCCCTGTCCTTTTGCGGGAGCTTCACAATCAGGGATTCCGCGGGAGCCTTCGCATCCTCCAACGACACCTGCGTGACCTGCGGGTGAAAGTCAAACCGGTCTTCCTCCGCATCGAAACACCCCCCGGCCAACAAGCCCAGTGCGATTGGGCGCATTGTGGCTCCGTTTTGGTTGGCAAGACCCGGCGAAACTTATCCGCGTTCGTTATGGTCCTCAGCTATTCACGATTGATGTATGTGGAATTCACTCTGTCCCAGTGCCTGGAAGATTTTGTTCAGTGCCACATCAATGCCTTCCGCGCCTTTGGCGGGATTCCCACTAAAATTCTTTATGACAATCTTCGCCAGGTTGTTCTCTCCCGCTTTGGCGCCGATATTCGGTTCAACCCGTCGTTCATGGAATTCGCAGGGGTCTTTGGATTCCAGCCTGTCCCCTGCAACATTGCCCGGGGCAATGAGAAAGGGAAAGTCGAAAATGGCATTTATTTTCTACGGGCAAACTTTCTGGCAGGTCGCATGCCAGCGTGGCCGGAGATTAATAAAGACGTTCAGAGATGGCTCGATGACAGCGCCAATGTTCGAATCCACAGAACCACCCGTGAACGCCCTATCGATCGTCTGACCCACGAAAAGCCATTCCTTTTGCTTCTTCCCACACGGCCCTATGATTCTCGTGTCACCCGCGCCGTCCGCTCCAGCCATCAGGCCCTCGTCCGATTTGACGCCAACTTCTATTCCGTTCCCCACAAAGACGCTTATAAAACGTTGGTTCTTAAGGCGACCCCCACCGACGTCCACCTTTTTTTGGATTCCCAAGAGATCGCTTCACACAAACGCTCCTACGATCGCGGGCAGGTGATCGACAATCCTAAACACTTTGAAGGCATTCTCGCCACAAAAAGAAAATATTTTCACACCATTCTCCACAAACGGTTTGCGGAATTGGGTCCCATCGCCAAAACCTTTCTCGATGGCTTGGTGGCCGCCCAGCTCCCCCCGATCCGACACCTTCGGCACATCCTGACCCTTGTCACCACCTATGGCAAAAATGAAGTCGGTTCCGCCATGGAACACGCCATCACCTGCAATGCTTTTGGTTCCTCCTACGTAGAGAACATTCTCTTGCAACGCCGCGCCGCCAACGGACTACCGGAACTTCCTACGCTAGAGATTCCGCAACAGCCAGAATGGAATGAGATCGAAACCCCGGACCCTGATTTGAACATCTATGACTTGGATTCCGATCCCACAGGAGGTCCCTCCGCGTGA
- the istB gene encoding IS21-like element helper ATPase IstB, giving the protein MRQRSPPIVLKSAPDTIPTMLDYLNLPISAESYADLLAKAGKDNLSHETFLKRLLSNEVSAKFERQVQSRLRQARFPSIKTLDAFDWAHPTAIPRAKIIEAFELRFVEKCEGLVFIAGNGLGKTHLATALGHRAALAGVRTLFTKAVDMVNHLQASQADHSLHKTMKLYTHPPLLIIDELGRLSLDQKQGEFLFNVVDARYERASTVITTNRAFKDWGKIFHDMVCAKGIIDRLVHHSDVIRIEGTSYRLKNRKTQSLAESE; this is encoded by the coding sequence GTGAGGCAGCGTTCACCGCCCATCGTTCTTAAATCCGCCCCGGATACCATCCCCACTATGCTCGACTACCTCAACCTCCCCATCAGCGCGGAATCCTACGCCGATCTTCTGGCGAAGGCAGGGAAAGACAATTTGTCCCACGAAACTTTCTTGAAACGTTTGTTGTCCAACGAGGTGAGCGCCAAATTTGAGCGCCAGGTTCAATCCCGCCTACGCCAGGCACGGTTTCCCTCCATCAAAACCCTCGACGCCTTTGACTGGGCCCATCCCACGGCCATCCCGCGGGCCAAAATCATCGAGGCCTTTGAGCTCCGATTTGTTGAGAAATGCGAAGGGCTGGTGTTTATTGCCGGCAACGGCTTGGGCAAAACCCATCTGGCAACAGCGCTGGGTCACAGAGCCGCCCTCGCCGGGGTGAGGACCCTCTTCACCAAGGCCGTCGATATGGTCAACCATCTTCAGGCCTCCCAGGCCGACCATAGCCTCCACAAAACCATGAAGCTCTACACCCATCCCCCCTTGCTGATCATTGATGAACTGGGGAGGCTGTCCTTAGACCAAAAACAAGGCGAGTTCCTCTTCAATGTCGTCGACGCCCGCTATGAAAGAGCCTCCACGGTCATTACGACCAACCGAGCCTTCAAAGACTGGGGAAAAATATTCCACGACATGGTCTGCGCCAAAGGCATCATCGACCGCCTCGTCCACCATTCCGACGTGATCCGTATCGAAGGAACCTCCTATCGCCTCAAAAACCGTAAAACCCAGTCTCTAGCCGAATCGGAATAA
- a CDS encoding DUF4340 domain-containing protein, with translation MNIKSKLLLGLLVGQIFLAGVFFLNRRGSGAFESSESLLGIEKGDYDKVTITEPLKPPLTLTYTDGKWVIPERAGIVVSPEKMAQTIEKLVGLKKSWPVADTTSAQKRLKVSETEFEKKVVFFRKEKEKETVYVGSSPEFRKAHLRPADSKKIVLEEFSAHELSTNPTDWEVNTSSVPAVGTTSNP, from the coding sequence ATGAACATCAAATCGAAACTGTTGTTGGGTCTCCTGGTTGGGCAAATTTTCCTGGCGGGTGTCTTCTTTTTGAATCGACGCGGGAGTGGGGCTTTCGAATCCAGCGAATCTCTGTTGGGTATCGAAAAGGGAGACTACGATAAAGTCACCATTACCGAACCCCTAAAACCTCCGCTGACGCTCACTTACACCGATGGAAAATGGGTGATCCCTGAACGGGCCGGTATTGTTGTGTCTCCCGAAAAAATGGCTCAAACCATCGAGAAGCTTGTGGGATTAAAAAAGTCCTGGCCCGTGGCGGACACAACCTCCGCTCAAAAACGGCTCAAGGTTTCCGAGACGGAGTTTGAAAAGAAAGTGGTTTTTTTTAGAAAAGAAAAAGAGAAAGAAACCGTTTACGTGGGTTCCTCCCCCGAATTCCGAAAAGCCCATCTGCGCCCGGCCGATTCAAAGAAGATTGTTCTGGAAGAGTTTTCTGCCCATGAATTATCCACCAATCCCACGGATTGGGAAGTCAACACGTCTTCTGTTCCAGCGGTAGGCACAACCAGCAACCCGTGA
- a CDS encoding Gldg family protein has protein sequence MKNNIVRVARKEWASLFGSPTAYIFLGAFLAVTLFAFFWVDTFFARNLADVRPLFEWMPVLLIFLMSAVTMRMWSEERRMGTLEFLMTLPVKTTDLVLGKFLACWLLAVTALALTLPLPITVSFMGPLDWGPVLGGYLAACFLAAAYAAVGLYISSKTDSQIVSLILSVLAGAAFYVVGSDLLTAFVGNQGSETLKLLGTGSRFESITRGVLDIRDIYYYVSLSAVFLALNTYALETLRWSREQARPNHKTALLTTGLLCANFLAANLWLKPVAFLRTDMTKGKVYSISPATKGVLSQLREPLLIRGYFSAKTHPLLAPLVPRIRDLILEYQTVSGGRVRSEFIDPMEQPALEKEAAEKYGIKPVPFQVADKYQSGLVNSYFNILVRYGDRHEVLGFDSLIDVKQETETKINVELRNPEYDVTRAIKKVLQGYQSESDLFATLHQPVTLTCYISPDKELPESFREFRGQIVGILEEMKKDAGEKFTPLFKDPREGDGALAQDLAKKFGIQPLRASLFDTQTFYFSLLLNDGKKAVMIPLPKDLTAAGFRQSIESGLKRYSTGFLKTVALVTAPPEPHYTPADGFAMKPEKTFEQLKNKLTQNHSVVPVDLKDGRVPGETDLLFVVAPKDMDEKQVFAVDQFLMKGGTVVLFTSPFNVKTSPLAVTFQKSGLEEWLGHQGISQDQQMVLDPQNTPFPLPVERRVGPFVFQDMQLINYPYFVDVRGPGLAGNVVTDGLPQMTVHWAAPVLVDKEKNIGRQVTDLLKSSPEAWTSASTSVLPTSQPNKSFGFTPSGPRGAQPIGVTVEGTFESFFKGKKSPLLPEGKKDPKAKPPEEVVFSSVIEKSAESARLIIVGSNDFMTDEILRFTSSVGRTPYLNSLQFAENVVDWSLEDRGLLTIRGRGQFARVLNPMTRSKRIFWEYLNYGLALAGLTGLWGVTRGRRRRHLAKIPMILAERRASS, from the coding sequence ATGAAAAACAATATCGTGCGCGTCGCTCGGAAAGAATGGGCCAGTCTTTTCGGGTCGCCGACCGCTTACATTTTTTTAGGGGCTTTTTTGGCTGTGACTCTTTTTGCCTTTTTCTGGGTGGACACTTTTTTCGCTCGGAACCTGGCGGACGTTCGGCCTCTTTTTGAATGGATGCCGGTTTTGCTTATTTTCCTTATGAGCGCTGTCACCATGCGGATGTGGAGCGAAGAGCGGCGTATGGGGACCCTTGAATTTCTTATGACATTGCCGGTCAAAACAACGGATTTGGTTTTGGGTAAGTTTTTAGCTTGTTGGCTTTTGGCTGTGACCGCCCTCGCGCTCACCTTGCCGCTTCCGATCACCGTCTCTTTTATGGGGCCGTTGGATTGGGGCCCTGTCCTCGGTGGGTATCTGGCGGCCTGTTTTTTAGCGGCGGCCTACGCGGCGGTGGGACTCTATATCTCGAGCAAAACCGATAGTCAAATCGTCAGTTTAATTCTCTCCGTTTTAGCGGGGGCGGCGTTTTATGTGGTGGGGTCCGACCTGCTCACGGCGTTTGTGGGAAACCAGGGGTCCGAAACCCTTAAACTTTTGGGCACCGGGTCCCGCTTCGAGTCCATCACCCGTGGGGTTTTGGATATCCGTGACATCTATTACTACGTGAGCCTTTCGGCGGTTTTCTTGGCGTTAAACACCTATGCTCTTGAAACCCTTCGCTGGTCGCGGGAACAGGCGCGCCCGAACCACAAAACGGCTCTTTTGACCACGGGGCTTCTTTGCGCCAACTTTTTGGCGGCGAACCTGTGGCTGAAACCCGTCGCTTTTTTGCGCACAGACATGACGAAGGGAAAGGTCTATTCCATTTCACCCGCCACGAAAGGTGTTCTCTCCCAATTGCGCGAACCCTTGTTGATTCGGGGCTATTTTAGCGCCAAAACACATCCTCTCTTGGCCCCCCTGGTTCCGCGGATACGGGATCTGATCTTGGAATACCAAACGGTATCTGGCGGGCGTGTGCGCTCGGAATTTATCGACCCCATGGAACAACCGGCTCTGGAAAAAGAAGCGGCGGAGAAATATGGGATTAAACCTGTTCCGTTCCAAGTGGCCGACAAATACCAATCCGGATTGGTGAACTCCTATTTTAATATCCTCGTTCGGTATGGAGACCGGCATGAAGTGCTCGGTTTTGACAGTTTGATCGACGTGAAACAAGAGACCGAGACGAAAATTAATGTGGAACTGCGAAACCCTGAATACGATGTGACACGGGCGATTAAAAAAGTTCTTCAAGGATACCAGAGCGAATCCGATCTGTTCGCCACACTTCACCAACCGGTGACGTTGACCTGTTACATTTCTCCCGACAAAGAATTGCCGGAATCCTTTCGGGAATTTCGTGGTCAAATCGTGGGGATTTTGGAAGAAATGAAGAAAGACGCGGGAGAAAAGTTTACTCCCCTGTTCAAAGATCCCCGCGAAGGGGATGGGGCTCTCGCCCAAGACCTGGCGAAAAAGTTCGGGATTCAACCCCTACGCGCGTCGCTTTTCGACACCCAAACGTTTTATTTCTCACTTCTCTTAAACGATGGGAAAAAGGCCGTGATGATTCCTCTTCCCAAAGATTTGACCGCGGCGGGGTTTCGCCAAAGCATTGAATCTGGGCTGAAACGCTACTCCACGGGCTTTTTGAAAACCGTAGCCCTCGTCACGGCACCTCCGGAACCCCACTACACCCCGGCCGACGGGTTCGCCATGAAACCGGAAAAGACGTTTGAACAGCTCAAAAACAAGTTAACCCAAAACCATTCGGTGGTTCCGGTGGATTTAAAAGACGGTCGTGTTCCGGGTGAAACGGATCTTCTGTTCGTGGTTGCGCCCAAAGACATGGACGAAAAGCAAGTGTTTGCTGTGGATCAGTTCCTCATGAAAGGGGGGACGGTGGTCCTGTTCACTTCCCCGTTCAACGTCAAAACGAGTCCCTTAGCGGTGACTTTTCAAAAGAGTGGGTTGGAGGAATGGTTGGGTCACCAGGGGATCTCGCAAGATCAGCAAATGGTTTTGGACCCGCAAAACACACCCTTCCCTCTTCCTGTGGAACGGCGTGTGGGGCCCTTTGTGTTCCAGGATATGCAACTGATCAACTATCCCTACTTTGTGGATGTTCGGGGGCCGGGATTGGCCGGGAATGTGGTAACCGATGGCCTTCCCCAAATGACGGTTCACTGGGCGGCCCCTGTTCTGGTGGACAAGGAAAAGAATATCGGTCGACAGGTGACGGACCTGTTGAAGAGTTCACCGGAAGCTTGGACGTCGGCGTCCACCAGTGTGCTCCCCACGTCCCAACCCAACAAGTCCTTTGGGTTTACCCCGAGCGGGCCCCGTGGCGCTCAACCCATCGGGGTCACGGTGGAAGGGACCTTCGAATCTTTCTTTAAGGGGAAAAAGTCACCGCTTCTGCCGGAAGGGAAAAAAGATCCTAAAGCCAAACCCCCGGAAGAGGTGGTGTTTAGTTCTGTCATTGAAAAATCGGCCGAATCCGCTCGCTTGATCATCGTTGGGTCGAACGATTTCATGACCGACGAAATCTTGCGGTTTACGAGTTCGGTCGGTCGAACGCCCTATCTGAATTCTCTTCAATTTGCGGAAAATGTGGTGGATTGGTCTCTGGAAGATCGGGGACTTTTGACCATTCGGGGACGGGGCCAATTCGCCCGGGTCTTAAACCCCATGACCCGATCCAAACGAATTTTCTGGGAATACCTGAACTACGGGCTGGCCTTGGCCGGTTTAACCGGACTGTGGGGTGTCACCCGTGGCCGGCGTCGCCGTCATTTGGCTAAAATCCCCATGATCCTTGCGGAGCGGAGGGCGTCCTCATGA
- a CDS encoding ATP-binding cassette domain-containing protein has product MIACERLTRKYGTLTAVDRVSFEINQGEIVGLLGHNGAGKTTIMKMMTGYLEPTEGRVLVDGKDMDDHRRPSQSKIGYLPENGPLYPDMTVLDFLSFTADLRGIPMERRDQAVRDALQKTDLLAKGAQSIQTLSRGYRQRVGVAQALIHKPPILILDEPTNGLDPSQVLQMRSLIRDLGRGSIVVLSTHILQEVEAVCDRVLIVLNGRLVMDKKLSELKASERLLVTVDRSPREAEPALRELDGVEGVDHLGGQEGEHRYALSLREGRPVREAAPTVARGLVQKGFAVYSLAPERRDLETVFREVNTQHESAEEGGRR; this is encoded by the coding sequence GTGATCGCTTGTGAACGACTGACGCGCAAATACGGAACCCTGACCGCGGTGGACCGGGTGTCCTTTGAAATTAATCAAGGGGAGATTGTGGGCCTCTTAGGCCACAACGGAGCGGGGAAAACCACCATCATGAAAATGATGACCGGTTACCTGGAACCCACGGAAGGTCGAGTTTTGGTGGATGGAAAAGATATGGATGACCATCGACGACCGTCCCAATCTAAAATCGGATACCTCCCTGAAAACGGCCCCCTTTATCCCGACATGACCGTTTTGGATTTTCTTTCCTTTACCGCCGACCTGCGCGGAATTCCCATGGAGAGGCGCGATCAAGCCGTTCGGGATGCCCTTCAGAAAACGGACCTTTTGGCGAAAGGCGCCCAAAGTATTCAAACCCTTTCGCGGGGCTACCGCCAGCGTGTGGGCGTGGCCCAAGCTCTGATCCACAAACCCCCGATTTTGATTTTGGACGAACCCACCAACGGGTTGGATCCTTCCCAAGTTCTTCAAATGCGGTCTCTCATCCGGGATTTGGGGCGAGGGTCCATTGTGGTCCTCTCCACGCACATTCTGCAAGAAGTGGAAGCCGTGTGCGACCGGGTGCTCATCGTGCTCAATGGCCGTCTGGTCATGGACAAAAAACTATCGGAACTGAAAGCCAGCGAACGCCTGTTGGTGACCGTGGACCGATCGCCTCGGGAAGCCGAACCCGCCTTACGGGAGTTGGACGGGGTCGAGGGCGTTGACCATTTGGGGGGGCAGGAGGGGGAACACCGCTACGCCCTTTCGCTCCGGGAAGGTCGCCCCGTGAGGGAGGCGGCTCCAACGGTCGCCCGGGGTCTCGTCCAAAAAGGGTTTGCGGTGTATTCGCTTGCGCCCGAACGACGCGATCTTGAAACAGTTTTCCGGGAAGTGAACACACAACACGAATCCGCAGAGGAAGGAGGACGCCGATGA
- a CDS encoding SDR family oxidoreductase, with amino-acid sequence MKTTLPELKTTPRPLRVLLTGATGYVGGRLLKDLEAAGHQVRCLVRRPELLKGRTGLTTEVFRSDLSDYTTLVEALRGVDAAYYLVHAMGSPVDFENEDRRLADIFSRAARAAGVGRIIYLGGLCPPADLDLSPHLRSRLEVGQLFHASGVLTLEFRASIILGSGSLSFEIIRSLVERLPVMVTPHWVRVKAQPIFIDDVLSYLLQALTIPLTKNQVYEIGGADVMSYDTLMGEYARQRGLRRWMIPVPVLTPRLSGIWLNLVAPVYARIGRKLVESIRHSTVVNHDIALRDFSVRPLGVKESLARVLQGEERHFNMTRWADAVSSQSNERAWRDAPWGVRIVDYRQLQSGLTPDQAFGRIQRIGGKNGWYFFNFLWRLRGWVDALVGGVGLRRGRRDPVELRVGDALDYWRVEAIELGQRVRLRAEMKLPGRAWLEFEVKPHPAGCEIHQTAIFDPLGLWGLVYWYALLPIHVWIFSGMLKRIGRA; translated from the coding sequence ATGAAGACAACTCTCCCAGAGTTAAAAACAACACCTCGACCCCTTCGAGTTTTATTGACGGGAGCCACAGGGTATGTGGGCGGACGGCTCTTAAAAGATTTAGAAGCGGCAGGGCATCAGGTCCGTTGTTTGGTGCGCCGTCCGGAATTACTTAAGGGGCGTACGGGACTCACCACCGAGGTGTTTCGCAGCGACCTTTCGGATTACACCACCTTGGTGGAGGCTTTGCGCGGTGTGGACGCGGCGTATTATTTGGTTCACGCCATGGGGTCACCGGTCGATTTTGAAAACGAAGATCGGCGATTGGCGGATATTTTTTCCCGCGCCGCCCGGGCGGCGGGTGTGGGACGAATCATCTATTTGGGCGGCCTGTGCCCGCCGGCGGACCTGGATCTGTCCCCCCATTTGCGCAGTCGCCTGGAAGTGGGGCAATTGTTCCACGCGTCGGGAGTCCTTACGTTGGAGTTTCGGGCCTCGATCATTTTGGGGTCTGGAAGCCTTTCCTTTGAAATTATTCGAAGCCTTGTGGAACGGCTCCCGGTGATGGTCACCCCCCATTGGGTGCGCGTGAAAGCCCAACCTATTTTTATTGATGATGTGTTGTCGTATCTTCTCCAGGCCTTGACCATTCCCCTCACCAAAAACCAGGTTTATGAAATTGGGGGGGCGGACGTCATGTCGTACGATACCCTCATGGGGGAATACGCCCGCCAACGGGGACTTCGGCGGTGGATGATTCCGGTTCCCGTTCTCACCCCGCGCCTATCGGGGATTTGGCTTAATCTGGTGGCCCCGGTGTATGCCCGCATCGGCCGGAAGTTGGTGGAAAGCATTCGTCATTCCACTGTAGTAAACCACGATATCGCCCTCCGGGATTTTAGTGTTCGTCCGTTGGGGGTTAAGGAATCGCTCGCACGGGTTTTACAGGGAGAAGAGCGTCACTTCAATATGACCCGTTGGGCCGACGCCGTGTCCAGCCAATCAAACGAAAGGGCCTGGCGCGATGCCCCTTGGGGGGTTCGCATTGTGGATTACCGTCAACTCCAGAGTGGGTTGACCCCTGACCAAGCGTTTGGCCGGATCCAACGGATTGGGGGAAAAAACGGGTGGTATTTCTTTAACTTTCTCTGGCGGTTGCGGGGTTGGGTGGACGCCCTGGTCGGCGGTGTGGGCCTACGTCGGGGACGGCGGGATCCCGTGGAGTTGCGCGTGGGGGATGCCCTGGACTATTGGCGCGTGGAAGCCATTGAGCTCGGTCAACGGGTTCGGTTACGGGCGGAAATGAAGCTTCCGGGCCGAGCTTGGTTGGAATTTGAAGTCAAACCTCACCCGGCCGGCTGCGAGATCCATCAAACAGCGATCTTTGATCCCCTGGGACTGTGGGGATTGGTGTATTGGTATGCCCTTCTCCCCATCCACGTCTGGATCTTTAGCGGGATGCTAAAACGGATTGGGCGCGCGTAA
- the tadA gene encoding Flp pilus assembly complex ATPase component TadA, producing the protein MTENHRFVDEWLARTLATCSSLKPEVIDTLRKERIPSLADGLIAGAHATEDFICEAVHTHHQIPPIPTGTVGTDRWGRVFFPETLCQRLQVFPVRTQENRVDVAMVNPLDLDAQADLAAISGREIVPFYGTPNQILSLISASYQADFGVSALVERLGVDNRCEFVDPETHTPLLTEEPDIWAPVNTLVNSLLTKAILTRASDVHIEQGERGTEVRFRIDGTLRNVMTVPRDIGAGPLVSRIKRMGNLDGTDPPKPQEGRAQIRVSGNDIELRISCFPSSFGEKIVVRLLDPRSAHRSLLDMGFGSTNVARMETLLNLPQGVIVVTGPPGSGKTTTLYGFLNKLKSPDIHIITLEDPVEYRLEGMSQVHVNERQGMTFATALQSVLRQKPDAIFVGEMRDAQTASTVFQAAVTGHLVITTLETHNALSAINRLIDLGVDRFKLAPVLLAITAQRLVRRLCASCRRPVPYEEIPPFVVRWMRYYTYEPTLYHPGGCSFCGFSGYVGQLALLEFLHMNRELRDRIYQGGDASTLHSIAENKGDLKTLRQDALWHLTRGDTSLEEISSHLVLKEGEKPQPVEKFQSPPSPSARRILIADNDPVLRTMLHTLLANSGFEVIEAADGREALVAASQTNPDLMMVDVHMPHVDGFDVIKGIRGIVGKTGLPIVGLIGDTGDANRFQALDMGADDYLLKPIKPTLVLARINAVWRRLGKSDSSPPAHPAVTPNAIRH; encoded by the coding sequence ATGACCGAAAATCATCGATTCGTCGACGAATGGCTCGCCCGCACGTTGGCGACATGTTCCTCCCTTAAACCTGAGGTGATTGACACATTGAGAAAGGAGAGGATCCCCAGCTTAGCCGACGGGCTTATTGCGGGCGCCCACGCCACGGAAGATTTCATCTGTGAAGCGGTTCACACCCATCACCAAATTCCCCCCATTCCTACCGGGACGGTGGGCACTGACCGATGGGGCAGGGTGTTCTTCCCCGAAACCCTGTGCCAACGCCTTCAGGTGTTCCCGGTGCGAACCCAAGAAAACAGAGTGGACGTCGCCATGGTCAATCCCCTTGATTTGGATGCCCAAGCCGACCTGGCCGCGATTTCGGGTCGAGAGATCGTCCCCTTTTACGGCACCCCGAACCAGATTCTCTCACTGATTTCGGCCTCTTATCAGGCGGACTTCGGTGTCTCCGCTTTGGTTGAACGGCTCGGCGTAGACAATCGATGTGAATTCGTCGACCCCGAAACCCACACGCCCCTCCTCACGGAAGAACCGGATATCTGGGCACCGGTCAACACGCTGGTGAACAGCTTGCTCACCAAAGCGATTTTAACCCGCGCCTCGGACGTTCACATTGAACAGGGGGAGCGGGGGACGGAAGTTCGTTTCCGCATCGACGGGACCTTGCGCAATGTCATGACAGTACCGCGCGACATCGGGGCGGGGCCGCTGGTTTCTCGCATCAAGAGGATGGGAAACCTGGATGGGACCGACCCGCCCAAACCCCAAGAGGGGCGGGCCCAAATCCGAGTATCGGGCAATGACATCGAGTTGCGGATCTCATGTTTTCCCAGCTCTTTCGGAGAGAAGATCGTGGTCCGCCTCTTGGACCCCCGTTCGGCGCATCGGTCACTTCTGGATATGGGATTTGGTTCCACCAACGTGGCCCGAATGGAAACCTTGCTCAACCTGCCCCAGGGCGTGATTGTCGTCACAGGACCTCCGGGGTCCGGAAAAACCACAACGCTTTACGGTTTCCTGAACAAATTAAAATCTCCGGACATCCACATCATTACGCTTGAGGATCCGGTTGAATATCGACTGGAAGGCATGAGCCAAGTTCACGTCAATGAGCGACAGGGAATGACCTTCGCCACCGCCCTTCAATCCGTCCTGCGGCAAAAACCGGACGCCATTTTTGTGGGAGAAATGAGAGACGCGCAAACAGCATCCACTGTTTTCCAGGCCGCTGTGACAGGACACCTGGTTATTACAACATTGGAAACCCACAACGCCCTTTCCGCGATCAATCGGTTAATTGATTTGGGAGTGGACCGGTTTAAACTCGCCCCCGTTCTCTTAGCCATCACCGCCCAACGACTCGTTCGACGACTCTGCGCCTCCTGCCGGAGACCCGTTCCGTATGAAGAGATCCCCCCTTTCGTCGTGCGTTGGATGCGTTATTATACGTATGAACCGACCCTGTATCATCCCGGAGGATGTTCGTTCTGCGGATTCAGCGGGTACGTGGGACAACTGGCCCTTTTGGAGTTCTTACATATGAACCGAGAACTTCGTGACCGGATTTATCAGGGGGGCGACGCCTCCACTTTGCATTCCATCGCCGAAAACAAAGGGGATCTTAAAACGCTACGGCAAGATGCCCTTTGGCACCTGACGCGGGGGGATACCTCCCTGGAGGAAATTTCCTCTCATCTGGTTTTAAAGGAAGGGGAAAAGCCCCAACCCGTAGAAAAATTCCAATCTCCCCCTTCTCCCAGCGCACGGCGAATTCTCATTGCGGATAACGATCCGGTACTCCGGACGATGCTTCATACCCTCCTGGCCAATTCTGGTTTTGAAGTCATCGAAGCGGCGGACGGTCGTGAAGCCTTGGTGGCCGCCAGCCAAACCAACCCGGACCTGATGATGGTGGATGTCCACATGCCCCACGTGGATGGATTTGACGTGATCAAAGGGATCCGGGGAATCGTGGGAAAAACTGGGTTACCCATCGTGGGCTTAATTGGCGACACCGGTGACGCAAATCGCTTTCAAGCCCTCGACATGGGGGCCGACGATTATCTTCTGAAACCCATCAAACCCACGCTGGTCTTGGCGCGGATCAACGCTGTTTGGAGACGATTGGGTAAATCCGATTCCTCCCCACCGGCCCATCCCGCCGTGACCCCCAACGCAATACGCCATTGA